The proteins below come from a single Leptotrichia sp. oral taxon 223 genomic window:
- a CDS encoding AEC family transporter, translating to MIFLKSLGSIFPIIVMIAIGYILKKRHWFHHTFSENVSKLITNVALPCSIFYSVLKYLNMDALKEVSNRLIFTFASVIIGYVAAFFVIKLVKMREGRRGVFYNAVVNANTIFIGLPLNMALFGEAASKYYLMYYITNTVSIWTLGYMLLAGDSLEGNEDEKSGFNLKKLLSPPLIAFVIAFIVLLSGIKVITPIVETTKYLGSVVTPLALLYIGIVLADAGLHSIRFDLDTNLALLGRFVFSSIVMIVLLKIAGHFVQLNDLEIKTFVIQSAAPVFAALPILVNETNGDIGYSTNVVTTSTILFILVVPILMSILNIIHI from the coding sequence ATGATTTTTTTGAAATCACTGGGAAGTATTTTCCCTATTATTGTTATGATTGCGATTGGATATATTTTGAAAAAAAGGCACTGGTTTCATCACACATTTAGTGAAAATGTGTCAAAACTTATTACAAATGTGGCTTTGCCTTGTTCAATATTCTATTCAGTCTTGAAATATTTGAATATGGATGCTTTGAAGGAAGTGTCAAACCGTTTGATTTTTACATTTGCTTCGGTTATTATCGGATATGTTGCAGCTTTTTTTGTAATAAAGCTAGTGAAGATGAGAGAAGGACGACGTGGGGTCTTTTATAATGCAGTAGTCAATGCAAATACAATATTTATTGGACTTCCGCTAAATATGGCACTTTTTGGAGAAGCAGCTTCCAAATATTATTTAATGTATTACATTACAAATACTGTGTCAATCTGGACTTTAGGGTATATGCTTCTGGCAGGTGATTCGTTGGAAGGTAATGAAGATGAGAAAAGTGGGTTTAATCTAAAAAAGTTGTTATCACCTCCACTTATTGCTTTTGTAATAGCCTTTATTGTACTTTTGTCAGGCATAAAAGTAATAACTCCGATTGTGGAAACTACAAAATATCTTGGAAGCGTTGTAACACCTCTTGCATTGCTTTATATTGGAATAGTGCTGGCAGATGCGGGACTTCACAGTATCCGGTTTGATTTGGATACGAACTTGGCTTTACTTGGAAGATTTGTATTTTCATCAATTGTCATGATTGTGTTATTGAAAATTGCTGGACATTTTGTGCAGCTAAATGACCTGGAAATAAAGACGTTTGTGATACAGTCGGCGGCACCAGTGTTTGCAGCATTACCAATTTTGGTTAATGAAACTAATGGAGATATTGGATATTCTACAAATGTAGTTACAACAAGTACAATTTTATTTATATTAGTAGTGCCTATTCTGATGAGTATTTTAAATATTATACATATATAA
- the speD gene encoding adenosylmethionine decarboxylase — protein sequence MNESENNKIKLYGFNNLTKTLSFNIYDICYAETEREQKDYIAYIDEQYNSERLTKILIRVAEMIGAQVLNISKQDYEPQGASVNVLIAEERINPENIDKSCNRGEPFFKEIGMDKHSMKKTSASQDTDTVHAHLDKSHITVHTFPEYHPDNSISTFRVDIDIATCGEISPLNTLNYLIDSFDSDIITIDYRIRGFTRDISGKKFFTDHNITSIQDYIDPEKLKIYDAIDVNVYQSNIFHTKMLIKEIELKNYLFNQDVYEIAPKKRLEITDRLRKEMIEIYSGMNIY from the coding sequence ATGAATGAGTCGGAAAATAATAAAATTAAGTTGTATGGATTTAATAATTTGACAAAAACGTTGAGTTTCAATATTTATGATATTTGCTATGCGGAAACAGAGAGGGAGCAGAAGGACTACATTGCGTATATAGATGAGCAGTATAATTCGGAAAGGCTTACGAAAATACTTATTCGTGTAGCAGAAATGATCGGGGCGCAAGTTTTAAATATTTCAAAGCAGGATTATGAACCGCAGGGAGCTTCTGTAAATGTTTTGATTGCAGAAGAAAGAATAAATCCAGAAAATATTGATAAATCTTGTAATAGAGGAGAGCCATTTTTTAAAGAGATAGGGATGGATAAACACAGCATGAAAAAGACAAGTGCAAGTCAGGACACTGATACAGTTCACGCTCATTTGGATAAGAGCCATATAACGGTGCATACTTTTCCAGAATACCATCCAGATAATTCAATTTCGACTTTCAGAGTGGATATTGACATTGCAACTTGCGGGGAAATTTCACCATTAAATACACTAAATTATCTGATAGACAGCTTTGATTCGGATATAATTACGATTGATTACAGAATACGTGGATTTACAAGAGATATTTCAGGAAAGAAATTTTTTACAGATCACAACATAACTTCAATTCAGGACTATATTGATCCTGAAAAGCTGAAAATATACGATGCTATTGATGTAAATGTATATCAGTCAAATATTTTTCATACAAAAATGCTTATAAAGGAAATTGAGCTGAAAAATTATCTTTTTAATCAGGATGTCTATGAAATTGCACCAAAAAAAAGGCTGGAAATTACAGACAGACTTAGGAAGGAAATGATAGAAATTTATAGCGGAATGAATATCTATTAA
- a CDS encoding AAA family ATPase, translated as MKKKLPIGISDFKKIIDGNYYYFDKTELIKSIIGEPGEVKLFTRPRRFGKTLNMSMIKYFFDIENKDKNKKLFENLKISENEYFEKQGTAPVISISFRNYDESNWENGFEMIKNTISDLYDEFEFVKENLSARKKEKYDSILFNRATEATWKLSLLDLTKYLYEYYGQKVVVLIDEYDQPIIDSYVKGYYQEAISFFKTFYGVVLKDNNYLEMGIMTGILRVAKENIFSGLNNLRVHTILDNRFTEYFGITESEVKQALKDFDLEFELKDVQRWYNGYLFGDIKVYNPWSIINFLNDEKLKPYWVNTSGNELIKLYLKKLKNEIFDDFSKLLNKKSILRRIDENMTFADLEANYEENIWNLFFHSGYLTLAEEVQDDEEQVYLKIPNEEILKMFSKMFIEVYFENYNSFYNMVYSLKNGDIETFKKELRKILLENVGIFDVSGVYKEQFYHGLMLGIILILKNEYEITSNNFSGKGRYDLILKPKNLEKRKEGIILELKVVNAMENLREDKIFEKLENECDTALQQIEEKEYASVLKNSGVENVLKIGIAFFGKEVAVKFDRNYS; from the coding sequence ATGAAGAAAAAACTGCCAATAGGAATATCAGATTTTAAAAAAATAATAGACGGAAATTACTATTATTTTGATAAAACAGAATTGATAAAAAGCATTATAGGAGAACCTGGCGAAGTTAAGCTGTTTACACGTCCGAGAAGATTTGGAAAAACACTTAATATGTCGATGATAAAATATTTTTTTGATATAGAAAATAAAGATAAAAATAAAAAGCTGTTTGAGAATTTAAAAATTTCTGAAAATGAGTATTTTGAAAAGCAGGGAACCGCTCCAGTTATTTCGATTTCATTTAGGAATTATGATGAAAGTAACTGGGAAAATGGGTTTGAGATGATAAAAAATACAATTTCAGATCTATATGATGAATTTGAATTTGTAAAGGAAAATTTAAGTGCGAGAAAAAAAGAAAAATATGATTCGATTTTATTTAACAGAGCAACTGAAGCAACATGGAAATTATCCTTGCTGGATTTAACAAAATATCTATATGAATATTATGGACAAAAAGTGGTAGTGCTAATAGACGAGTATGATCAGCCGATAATTGATTCATACGTGAAAGGCTATTATCAAGAAGCAATTAGCTTTTTTAAAACATTTTATGGAGTTGTCCTAAAGGATAATAATTATCTGGAAATGGGAATTATGACAGGGATTTTAAGAGTTGCAAAGGAAAATATATTTTCTGGATTGAATAATCTAAGAGTTCATACAATTCTGGACAATAGATTTACAGAATATTTTGGGATTACAGAAAGTGAAGTTAAGCAGGCTTTAAAGGATTTTGATTTAGAATTTGAACTTAAAGATGTCCAACGTTGGTACAATGGATATTTGTTTGGAGATATAAAAGTTTATAATCCGTGGTCGATTATTAATTTTCTGAATGATGAAAAATTAAAGCCGTACTGGGTAAATACGAGTGGAAATGAATTGATAAAATTATATTTAAAAAAACTGAAAAATGAGATTTTTGATGATTTTTCAAAACTTTTGAATAAAAAATCTATTTTAAGAAGAATAGATGAGAATATGACTTTTGCAGACTTGGAAGCAAATTATGAAGAAAATATATGGAATTTGTTTTTTCACAGCGGTTATTTGACATTGGCAGAAGAAGTTCAGGATGATGAGGAACAAGTTTATTTGAAAATTCCGAATGAAGAAATATTAAAAATGTTTTCAAAAATGTTTATAGAAGTATATTTTGAGAATTATAACAGCTTTTATAATATGGTGTATTCCTTGAAAAATGGAGATATTGAAACTTTTAAGAAGGAATTAAGAAAAATTTTATTGGAAAATGTTGGAATATTTGATGTAAGTGGAGTTTATAAAGAGCAGTTCTATCATGGCTTAATGCTTGGAATAATTTTGATTCTGAAAAATGAATATGAGATAACTTCAAATAATTTTTCTGGGAAAGGCAGATATGATTTGATTTTGAAGCCTAAAAATCTGGAAAAAAGAAAAGAAGGGATTATTTTGGAATTGAAGGTTGTAAATGCAATGGAAAATTTGAGGGAAGATAAAATTTTTGAAAAATTGGAGAATGAGTGTGATACTGCATTACAGCAGATTGAAGAGAAAGAATATGCTTCTGTATTAAAAAATTCTGGAGTTGAGAATGTATTGAAAATTGGGATAGCATTTTTTGGAAAAGAAGTAGCAGTTAAATTTGATAGAAATTACAGTTAA
- a CDS encoding glutamine synthetase III, translating into MENAMKSFGENVFRDSNLKKRVSKAVFKEFKASQLGKTELSKETAEVIANAIKDWATKRGATHYCHWFQPLNDLTAEKHESFLEPTENEELIYKFSGKNLIKGESDASSFPNGGLRSTFEARGYTIWDTSSYPFIRENKNGVTLYIPTAFISFTGEALDKKVPLLRTMKYISEQALRVLRALGNTTANHVFNTLGVEQEYFLVKKDLFEARNDLLLTGRTLFGAPAPKGQELSDHYYGKIKENVINFMSDVDVELWKLGIPSKTRHNEVAPNQFEVAPLFSVANLASDQNQIIMETIEKTALRHDLVALLHEKPFAGVNGSGKHNNWSLGTDDGKNLFSPGKDMKSNTQFLIFVASVIEAVDRYYPMLRYATATATNDHRLGGHEAPPAIISIFLGDELTTIFNNIAYKKDAPVSESSKVNLSVDVLPTFSMDAGDRNRTSPFAFTGNKFEFRMPGSSSTPATSAAVLNAMVGKVLSEYADKLEKATEKSLPKVANEIIANAYKKHHRIIFNGNGYSDEWAKEAKKRGLTNEVASNTALRKMIDKDVLELTQEIGMLSEQESIARYNAYAERYVTQLNIESRTLINIANKSILPSGLKYANLLADHIEKNSKYGKAFIKEQEEILKEVLTNIITLRKEVKSLEKGINRVKNEKDLGKQTDLAKEKLVTGLEALRIPCDNLEKIIDKEYWSFPTYTDLLFKL; encoded by the coding sequence ATGGAAAACGCTATGAAAAGCTTTGGAGAAAATGTCTTTAGGGACAGTAATTTGAAAAAAAGAGTTTCCAAGGCTGTTTTTAAAGAGTTTAAGGCGTCACAACTGGGCAAGACTGAATTGTCGAAGGAAACAGCTGAAGTCATTGCAAATGCTATAAAGGACTGGGCGACTAAAAGAGGGGCAACTCACTACTGTCACTGGTTTCAGCCATTAAATGACTTGACAGCGGAAAAGCATGAATCATTTCTGGAACCTACTGAAAATGAGGAACTTATTTACAAGTTTTCTGGAAAAAATTTGATAAAAGGTGAATCTGATGCATCTTCATTTCCGAATGGAGGGCTGCGTAGCACCTTTGAGGCAAGAGGCTACACAATTTGGGATACAAGCTCATATCCGTTTATAAGAGAAAATAAAAATGGAGTTACGTTATATATTCCTACCGCCTTTATTTCATTTACTGGCGAAGCGTTGGACAAAAAAGTGCCTTTATTAAGAACAATGAAATACATAAGTGAACAAGCGTTAAGAGTTTTACGGGCTCTGGGAAATACTACAGCTAATCACGTATTTAATACTTTGGGAGTGGAGCAGGAATATTTCCTGGTGAAAAAGGACCTGTTTGAAGCAAGAAACGATTTGCTGCTTACAGGAAGAACATTATTTGGAGCGCCTGCACCGAAAGGACAGGAATTAAGCGATCATTATTATGGAAAGATTAAGGAAAATGTAATTAATTTTATGAGTGATGTCGACGTTGAGCTGTGGAAATTAGGAATTCCATCAAAGACAAGACATAATGAAGTTGCTCCGAACCAGTTTGAAGTAGCGCCGCTATTTTCAGTAGCAAACTTGGCCTCAGATCAAAATCAGATAATAATGGAAACTATTGAAAAAACTGCATTAAGGCATGATTTGGTAGCATTGCTTCACGAAAAGCCATTCGCAGGGGTAAACGGTTCAGGAAAACATAATAACTGGTCACTGGGAACTGATGACGGCAAAAATCTTTTCAGTCCTGGAAAAGACATGAAATCAAATACGCAATTTTTAATTTTTGTAGCATCAGTAATCGAAGCCGTTGACAGATATTACCCAATGTTAAGATATGCAACTGCAACTGCAACAAATGATCACAGACTTGGAGGGCATGAAGCGCCGCCAGCAATCATCTCAATCTTTTTAGGTGATGAGTTGACAACGATTTTTAATAATATTGCATACAAAAAAGACGCACCTGTGTCAGAATCATCAAAAGTAAATTTGTCAGTTGATGTGTTACCGACATTCAGTATGGATGCGGGAGATAGGAACAGAACTTCACCATTTGCATTTACTGGGAATAAATTTGAATTTAGAATGCCGGGATCAAGTTCCACGCCTGCAACTTCTGCCGCTGTGTTAAATGCCATGGTAGGAAAAGTGTTATCTGAATATGCTGATAAATTGGAAAAAGCAACTGAAAAATCATTGCCGAAAGTAGCAAATGAAATCATTGCAAATGCCTATAAAAAACATCACAGAATAATTTTCAATGGAAACGGATACAGCGACGAATGGGCAAAAGAGGCTAAAAAACGAGGACTTACAAACGAAGTGGCTTCAAATACGGCGCTTAGAAAGATGATAGATAAAGATGTGCTGGAATTGACTCAGGAAATTGGAATGCTTTCTGAACAGGAATCCATCGCAAGATACAATGCCTATGCAGAAAGATACGTAACGCAGTTAAATATTGAATCAAGAACATTAATTAACATTGCAAATAAAAGTATTTTGCCATCTGGATTAAAATATGCAAACTTACTGGCTGATCACATTGAAAAAAATTCAAAATATGGAAAGGCTTTTATAAAGGAACAGGAAGAAATATTAAAGGAAGTGCTGACAAATATTATCACTTTGAGAAAAGAAGTAAAGTCACTTGAAAAGGGAATTAACAGAGTTAAAAATGAAAAAGATCTGGGAAAACAGACAGATTTGGCAAAAGAGAAATTAGTAACGGGACTAGAGGCATTGAGAATTCCTTGTGATAATTTGGAAAAAATTATTGATAAGGAATATTGGAGTTTCCCGACTTATACTGACTTGCTATTTAAGTTATAG
- a CDS encoding aminotransferase class I/II-fold pyridoxal phosphate-dependent enzyme, translating into MGKNINRNKQNKTVLFDALKNHLSNRVVRFDVPGHKGGRGNKEFRDFIGLDAMQMDVNSMKPLDNLCHPTSVIKEAQDIAAEAFGAKEAYFMVSGTTGAVQAMIMATCKAGDKIIIPRNVHRSAINAMVICGAIPVYINPGLNKKLGISLGMSINDVKKAIQGNPDAKAILVNNPTYYGICSDLKSIVKLAHENDMLVLVDEAHGAHFYFDENLPISAMEAGADMAAISMHKTGGSLTQSSILLSGDRINADYVRQVINLTQTTSASYLLMTSLDVARKNLAINGRELFEKTVKFAEYARNEINKLGGYYAYGKELIDGDSVYDFDTTKLSVYTKDIGLAGIEVYDILRDDYEIQIEFGDLGNILAIISAGDRGLEIERLISSLAEIKRLYSKDSTGMFDHEYINPDVVLPPQKAFYSEKEMIPIKESAGKISGEFVMAYPPGIPILAPGERITEEIISYIEYAKEKGCLLTGTEDMHVEKINVVLE; encoded by the coding sequence ATGGGGAAAAATATAAATAGAAATAAACAGAATAAGACTGTTCTTTTTGATGCGTTAAAAAATCATCTTTCCAACAGGGTTGTGAGATTTGATGTGCCAGGGCATAAGGGAGGTCGTGGAAATAAGGAATTTCGAGATTTTATTGGGCTGGATGCAATGCAGATGGATGTTAATTCGATGAAGCCGCTTGATAATTTATGCCATCCGACTTCGGTTATTAAAGAGGCGCAGGATATAGCAGCGGAGGCTTTTGGGGCAAAAGAGGCTTATTTTATGGTAAGTGGGACGACTGGGGCTGTGCAGGCTATGATTATGGCGACTTGCAAGGCTGGGGATAAAATCATTATTCCAAGAAATGTGCATAGAAGTGCCATTAATGCGATGGTAATTTGTGGAGCAATTCCAGTTTATATCAATCCTGGACTTAACAAAAAATTGGGAATATCACTTGGGATGTCAATTAATGATGTAAAAAAGGCAATTCAGGGCAATCCTGATGCAAAAGCAATATTAGTGAATAATCCCACTTATTATGGAATTTGTTCGGATTTGAAATCCATTGTAAAACTGGCACACGAGAATGATATGCTTGTGTTAGTTGATGAGGCACATGGGGCACATTTTTATTTTGATGAAAATTTACCAATTTCAGCGATGGAAGCTGGAGCAGATATGGCGGCAATCAGTATGCATAAGACAGGTGGTTCTCTTACACAAAGTTCAATTTTACTAAGTGGAGATCGGATAAATGCTGATTATGTACGGCAAGTTATAAACTTGACTCAAACTACGAGTGCATCGTATTTACTTATGACTTCACTTGATGTGGCAAGAAAAAATTTGGCAATAAATGGAAGAGAACTTTTTGAAAAGACGGTTAAATTTGCGGAATATGCCAGAAATGAAATTAATAAATTAGGTGGATATTATGCGTATGGGAAGGAACTGATTGACGGGGATTCAGTTTATGACTTTGATACGACAAAATTATCTGTGTATACAAAGGATATTGGGCTTGCGGGAATTGAAGTTTATGATATTTTGCGGGATGATTATGAAATTCAGATTGAATTTGGAGATTTAGGAAATATCTTGGCTATAATTTCGGCGGGGGACAGAGGCTTGGAAATAGAGAGACTAATATCTTCGCTTGCAGAAATTAAACGGCTTTACTCAAAAGATTCAACAGGAATGTTTGATCACGAATATATAAATCCTGATGTTGTGCTTCCACCGCAAAAAGCCTTTTACTCAGAAAAGGAAATGATTCCCATAAAGGAAAGTGCTGGTAAAATAAGTGGGGAATTTGTTATGGCTTATCCGCCAGGAATACCGATATTAGCACCAGGGGAGCGAATTACAGAGGAAATTATAAGTTATATTGAATATGCGAAAGAAAAGGGTTGTTTGCTTACGGGAACTGAAGATATGCATGTTGAAAAGATAAATGTTGTTTTGGAGTGA
- a CDS encoding glycoside hydrolase family 108 protein, translating into MADSRFLKFFNYILLVEGSYSNDKNDKGGETKYGITKERARECGYKGSMKDLTKAMAQKIYEEKYYKARKLDKVKNDKVALSIFDFSVNAGRYGIKKAQEAVNKVYGKNIVSVDGAIGPQTLKYLNEVNSAKFLAVYHSLQREYYKSLAKRDATQNDFLTGWLNRVKVKENYLRNV; encoded by the coding sequence ATGGCTGATAGTAGATTTTTGAAATTTTTTAATTATATTTTGCTAGTTGAAGGAAGCTACTCTAATGATAAGAATGATAAGGGTGGAGAAACTAAATATGGCATTACTAAGGAACGAGCCAGAGAATGTGGATACAAAGGTAGTATGAAAGATTTGACAAAAGCAATGGCACAGAAAATTTATGAGGAAAAATATTATAAGGCTAGAAAATTGGATAAAGTGAAAAATGATAAAGTGGCACTCAGCATATTTGATTTTTCGGTAAATGCTGGAAGATATGGAATTAAGAAAGCACAGGAAGCTGTGAATAAAGTTTATGGTAAAAATATTGTGAGCGTGGATGGGGCGATTGGGCCTCAGACATTGAAATACTTAAATGAAGTTAATTCAGCTAAATTTTTGGCTGTTTATCATAGTTTGCAGCGTGAATACTATAAATCTCTTGCTAAAAGGGATGCTACTCAGAATGATTTTTTGACAGGATGGTTAAATAGGGTTAAGGTTAAGGAAAATTATTTGAGAAATGTATAA
- the speB gene encoding agmatinase, with product MKNKNVHTFIGCDNEYNESKIAIFGAPFDSTTSFRPGTRFASAVMRNESFGIETYSPYQDKDLEDIKVFDGGDLELSFGNSESTLQDIQDETAKILKDGKIPFMIGGEHSVTLGAVRAVAEKYPDLHIIQFDAHTDLRDEYLGQYYSHASVIRRCWDIVGDDRIFQFGIRSGERDEWKFAKEHLHTTKFNFDGLDEAVERLKGKPVYFTLDLDVLDPSEFPGTGTPEAGGVTFVELHEAIEKISQLNIVGLDMNELSPVYDQSGQSTALACKLLREILLFIYK from the coding sequence ATGAAAAATAAAAATGTACATACATTTATAGGGTGCGACAATGAATATAATGAGAGCAAAATTGCTATTTTTGGAGCTCCATTTGACAGTACAACTTCATTTAGGCCGGGGACTAGATTTGCTTCGGCGGTTATGAGAAATGAGAGTTTTGGGATAGAAACTTATAGCCCTTATCAAGATAAGGATTTGGAGGATATTAAGGTTTTTGATGGAGGAGATTTGGAGCTTTCGTTTGGAAATTCAGAAAGTACGTTGCAGGATATTCAGGATGAAACGGCGAAAATTTTGAAAGATGGGAAAATTCCGTTTATGATTGGTGGAGAGCATTCTGTTACATTGGGAGCTGTAAGAGCGGTTGCTGAGAAATATCCAGATTTGCACATTATCCAGTTTGATGCACATACAGACTTGAGAGATGAGTATTTAGGGCAGTATTATTCACATGCTTCTGTAATTAGAAGATGTTGGGACATTGTTGGAGATGACAGAATTTTTCAGTTTGGAATAAGAAGTGGCGAAAGAGATGAATGGAAATTTGCAAAGGAACATCTTCATACAACAAAATTTAATTTTGATGGACTTGATGAAGCTGTGGAAAGATTGAAGGGGAAACCTGTGTATTTTACATTGGACCTAGATGTACTTGATCCATCGGAATTTCCTGGAACTGGAACACCTGAAGCTGGAGGAGTTACTTTTGTGGAACTTCATGAGGCAATAGAAAAAATTTCACAATTAAATATTGTAGGGCTTGACATGAATGAATTATCGCCTGTATACGATCAGTCTGGGCAATCTACGGCATTAGCTTGCAAACTGCTTAGAGAAATTTTGCTGTTTATTTATAAATAG
- the speE gene encoding polyamine aminopropyltransferase produces the protein MELWYTEEHTKNVRFSIKVDKQLVSAKSDFQRIDIFESPEFGRFLTLDGFMMLTEKDEFIYHEMITHVPMAVNPKAKKILVIGAGDGGTVRELVKYGHIERIDMVEIDKMVVDLCREYLPRTANKLDDERVHIYYEDGLKFVRSKTNEYDIVIVDSTDPFGPGEDLFTREFYGNCFNALKEDGILVNQHESPYYEADAKATARANKQLRAVFPFATVYQLHIPTYPSGHWLFGFASKKYNPVKDLKADEWNKFGIETRYYNTELHKGAFALPNYVKNLIK, from the coding sequence ATGGAATTATGGTACACAGAAGAACATACAAAAAATGTTCGATTTTCTATAAAGGTTGATAAGCAATTGGTTAGTGCGAAAAGTGATTTTCAGCGGATTGATATTTTTGAGTCGCCAGAGTTTGGGCGGTTTTTGACATTGGATGGATTTATGATGCTGACAGAAAAGGATGAGTTTATTTACCATGAAATGATAACTCACGTTCCTATGGCTGTAAATCCGAAGGCTAAGAAAATATTGGTGATTGGTGCTGGAGATGGCGGTACTGTCCGTGAGCTTGTAAAGTATGGACATATTGAGAGAATTGATATGGTGGAAATTGACAAGATGGTTGTTGATCTTTGCCGTGAATATTTGCCTAGGACAGCGAATAAACTGGATGACGAAAGGGTTCATATTTATTATGAGGATGGATTGAAATTTGTACGTTCCAAGACAAATGAATATGATATTGTAATTGTGGATTCGACAGATCCATTCGGGCCTGGAGAAGATTTATTCACAAGGGAATTTTATGGAAATTGCTTTAACGCATTAAAAGAAGACGGAATTCTTGTAAATCAGCACGAAAGCCCATATTATGAGGCAGATGCTAAAGCAACAGCAAGAGCAAACAAACAGTTAAGGGCGGTTTTCCCATTTGCAACAGTTTATCAGTTACATATACCAACATATCCATCAGGACATTGGTTGTTCGGATTTGCTTCAAAAAAATATAATCCTGTGAAAGATTTGAAGGCTGATGAATGGAATAAATTTGGGATAGAAACGAGATATTATAATACGGAATTGCATAAAGGGGCGTTTGCATTGCCAAATTATGTTAAAAATTTAATAAAATAA